The sequence AAATTGCTATCAATCTCTTCTCCAGCTTGATAAATTTCAACCAATTTTTCTGAAATGACCGATTGAATACCTGCTGTATCTTTAATATTTTTCCGTTGTACTTCGAGCTTTAGTTGGTCAATCAACTCCATTACCGTTTCAAAGCCAACATCCGCTTGTAACAGTAATTCTTCTAATTCCTCAAAAAACTCCTCATCGATTTCACGGAAACGTGCAACAAGATCATTTACTTTAGAGGTAAATGTATCACGTGTTTTCGCTAAACCATCCTTAAACTTCTCTGTTACTGCCTCATTTGTACCTGTGATTTTCTCTTTTAATTTCTTGAAAAATGACATCTTCACTCGCTCCCTTACATAATAGCCTCTTCCGGCACCTCGGATAGTTTGACCGAAATAAGTCTAGAAACACCTGATTCCTGCATCGTGATACCATACAGTACATCGGCTCCCTCCATCGTCCCTTTACGGTGTGTGATGACGATGAATTGTGTTTTTTCTGAGGATTTCTTCAAGTATTTACTATAGCGTATAACATTCGCTTCATCGAGCGCCGCCTCGACTTCATCAAGAATACAAAACGGCACAGGCCGGACTTCGATAATCGAGAATAGTAAAGCAATCGCCGTCAATGAACGTTCGCCACCTGACAACAAGCTCAAATTCTGCAATTTCTTCCCGGGTGGACGCGCGACGATTTCTACACCTGTTTCCAACAGATTATTCGGTTGTGTGAGGATTAAATCTGCATCCCCACCTCCAAACATTTCTTTAAACACTTGACGGAAACGGCTTTGAACAGCGTTAAATGTCGTTGAGAAACGCATTGTCATTTCCGTATCCATTTCAGACATTGCCTCGTGGAGCGTATTTTTCGCTTCAATTAAATCATTGCGTTGCTCATTTAAGAACGTATGCCGCTCAGACACTTCAGTAAACTCTTCGATAGAACCGGGATTGACCGGGCCTAAAGCTGCTAGTTGGCGTTTCAAATCCTCAACTTTCACCCTTGTTTGCTGCTCATCAAAATCGGCAGAGACGCTGTCATTCGGATGCAATCCGTAGTCATCCAAAAGACGTTGTGTCACCGCCTCGTATTTCACTTCAAGCCGTGAAATAACTACAGACAATGCATTCAACGTAGAAATCACTTCACCTAAACTCTCTCTAAGCTGCCGCAGTAACGTGCCCTTTCCTTCAAGCTGAATAGAAAGTTCCGAACGGGTTTCTCTGCTCTTCATAATCGCTGTTTCAATGAAATCTTTTTCAGCAGACGCTTTGTCGATTTGGACAACAATCTCTTCTGCTGTTAACTCTCGACCCTCTTCACTTCCTGCGAAAAATTGCAATTGATCCCGCAATGAAATCAGTTTATGTTCCACTTGGCCAGCTGCACGTTCCATCTCATCAATCGATAATTGTTGATGCACCTTTTGCTCACGTAAAACAGCCGCTTGCTCCCGCAATTCATTATAGCGACTTGTCAATGTGGCTTCTTCGTTTCTCCAATTGGAAGCAAGGCGTTCGAGTGTTGCCACCTCTGACTGAATCGTATCCAACTTCGTTTTCACCTGTGCATGATTTTCTAATAACTTCGCTTTCTTATCCAATAATTCAGAGCCTGTATGTTCAGCACCACGTCTTCCTAAATCAGTGGATGCAATATCTGCTTCAACGGACTGAATGGCAATTTCAGACTCACGAATACTTGATTCAGTTGTTGCAATATCGATTTGTAAACTATCTGTTATTTTTCGCAGTCGATCTGCTTCATGTAGCTTTTTTGCCACATCCATTTTCGTATCGCCGATGGTCGTTGTAGCAGATTGGATGGATTCAGCCATCCGAACAAGTTGCGTTTGCAATGTTTCCAACTCTGCTTTTCGTGTAAAAACAGAAGCCTGCCCTTTCACACCGCCCCCCGTTAATGAACCACCTGCGTTCACTATATCGCCATCAATCGTTACAACACGGAATCGATAACCTAACGCTTTCGCAATCGCTGACGCACCTGCAAGTGTTTTAGCCACTATTGTATTGCCGAGTAAGTTTTCAGTAATGATTGTATAAGCTGCATCTGCTTGCACAAGACGATCCGCAGTGCCAATAAATTCCGGATGTTGCTCCACCGCACGCAGTGACGATGGCTGAATCTTCCGCGACTTCATGACATCTCTTGGTAAAAACGTCGCTCTTCCGGCATTCTTGGCCTTTAAATAAGCAATCGCCTTTCTTGCTTCCAGCTCAGTCGCTGTGACGATATGTTGCATGGCACCACCAAGTGCTGTTTCCACCGCTTTAATATAGTCTTTATCGACGGAAATTAGTTCCGCTACCGCTCCATCAATCCCTACTAATTTACCGGACTTCTTTGCAACAAGCACTTCTTTTACGCCTGAATAAAAACCAGAAAAATCCGCTTCCATACTTTCAAGCGCATGCACTCTACCACGCATCTCATGTTGCTTATTGAGCGCTTTTTGCACAAGTTCCTGTTGCGCATGAAGATCAGCTTCTGTTTTCCGTAATAGCTTGGTTAATTCACGATAAGCCACATCAGCTTCCTTCAATTCCCGCTTCAACGCAGCTAACGCAGCTGCCTTTCCAGCCTTTTCTTTCGTGAGCTCTTGAAATTTCTCCTTCAGAATAGACGTCTGCTGCGAAATTTTCTCGGATGAAGTTCTTTCTCCTTCAAGCCGCTCCCCGATATGCTTCAAGTCATTCCGGATGGTCGCTTCTTCATTGAGCAGATCAATATAAGTCGATTTCAACTCTTCAATTTGTTGTTCTGTCTCTTTGACGGAGCGTTTCAAAATTTGAGAAATACCATCCATTTCGACAGTTGTTTTGCCATATTCGGTTTCTGACAAAGCTATTTTCTCACGAGCTATTGTCAATTTTTCCGACAATGACAATTTTTCCTTGTCAGTTGCGACAAGTTCCAGTTGGATTCTCTCCAGCTGTTGGTCACTGTTACGACGTTTTTCTAATGATAAAAGACGTCTTCCTTCCCACTTCTCTGCCTCGGCACTTGCCTCAACGAGTTGTTTTTGTAAGCCATCCAACTGTTCGTCAATCAATGTAAGCTGTTGAGTCAAAGTAGCAGTCGCTTCTTCCGCTGTGCCTATATCAGCTTCAAGCCGCCCTCTATCCTGTTCGAACTTGGCAACATCCCCTGATTTAACGACGATGCCATCTCGAAGGTTTTGTGCATCGTAGTTGAGTAAGTAGACGTCTGCTTCACGCGTTTCTTCCGATAACACTTGATGCTTCTTAGCCGCTTCTGCACTTTCCCGTAACGGGCCAATTCTCGAATCAAGCTCCTTCAAAATATCAAGGATACGATCGAGATTATCTTCCGTTTCAAACAGTTTATGCTCCGCCTTCTTTTTTCTTGTTTTATACTTGAGCACTCCAGCAGCCTCATCAAAAATACTACGACGATCTTCCGGCCGACTATTTAAAACTTCATCGACACGCCCTTGTGAAATGATGGAGAATGCTTCTTTTCCTATTCCCGAATCCATAAAGACATCATTGATATCTTTTAATCGGCATTGCTGACCGTTGAGCAAATAAGCACTTTCCCCTGAACGAAATACGCGTCTGCTGACACTTATTTCTGTATAATCCAGCGGAAATAATCCTTTGCTATTATCCAAAATAAGTGTCACTTCCGCAAAGTTCAGCGATTTCCGTGAATCACTACCTGCGAATATAACATCTTCCATTTTCGCACCACGGAGTGATTTAGCAGACTGCTCGCCAAGTACCCAACGGATAGCATCTATAATATTACTTTTCCCACTGCCGTTTGGACCGACAACTGCTGTTACACCTGGAACAAAATCGACGCCAACCCGCTCGGCAAACGATTTAAATCCCATGATTTCAAGTCTTTTCAGAAACACAATCAGCTCTCCCCTTCGGCCTGTCGACTCTTAAGTTCTTGAATCGCATGACGGGCTGCTTCTTGTTCCGCTTCTTTTTTCGATTTGCCAAGACCCGTTCCAAGCTCTGTCTCACCGAGGCGAACGACAGTCACGAATTTTTTAGCGTGAGCAGGACCCTTCTCCTCGATGATTTCATACTGAAGCTGACCATTATTTTTCTGCTGAACGATTTCTTGTAGACGACTTTTATAATCCATCACATGCGAAAAAGCACCGAGACTGATTTTAGGAAAGACAACCTTTTCAAGAAACGGGACGACAGCTTCCATTCCCTGATCTATGTACAACGCACCGATAAACGCTTCAAATACGTCTGCTAGAAGAGCTGGGCGCATCCGTCCCCCTGTTTGTTCCTCACCTTTTCCTAGGAGAATATAGTCACCAAAATTAAGCTCACTAGAAAACTTAACAAGAGAAGGTTCGCATACAATCGCAGCCCTCAATTTCGTCAGCTCTCCTTCACTCATACCAGGCTCTGTCGAATAAAGGAACCGTGACACGCCAAGTTCTAGTACTGCATCTCCTAAAAATTCAAGCCTTTCGTTATCAGTGAAATTTTTTCTCCGATGCTCATTCACATAAGATGAATGCGTGAACGCATTGTATAATAGCGCATGATTAATAAAATGAATATCCAGTCTTTTTTGTAGCTCATCAAATTTATTGCGTATTGCGATTGGAAGTGTTGCCGTTGTAGTTCTACCATTATTTCGTCTACTGTTCATAAGCGATTCTGCCTTTCAAAACATAATGATTTAATTTTACCCTTTTCGGTGCCTTTGTGCAAAAAAGATTCGAAAAAAATGATAAAGAGACTCCTTCACCCTTTGTAAAAAGGACGAAAAAGTCTCAATCGGAATGACTATTAGTTGATTTTCGATTCGATATACGAAACTGTGTCTCCTACAGTCGTTACCTTTTCAGCATCATCATCAGAAATTTCCATTTCGAATTCATCTTCTAATTCCATAACCAATTCTACGACGTCTAGTGAATCTGCGCCTAGATCATCACGGAAAGAAGCTTCTAATTTAACTTCACTTTCGTCGACACCGAGGCGATCGACGATTACTTTCGTTACACGTTCAAGTACTGTTGACAAATTTGTCACCTCCCTTCAAATGAAATGCGTAGGCGGCCTGGTAGATGCGACAGGCGCTGGAGGGCTTGAAGATAAAGGCGTTCTTTGCCTTTATCAGCAAGACCGAAGCGACCCGAGCATCTGGCCGCCGAAGCTAGACACCGCAAATGCACAAGCACCTTACTTACATTACCATTCCACCATCAACATGGATAGTCTGTCCTGTAATATAAGCAGCGTCATCTGATAATAAAAACATAACTGTCTTCGCTACGTCTGCTGGACTGCCTAACTTACCGAGTGGTATGGCCGATAGCATTTGACTTTTCACTTCTTCATTCAACGCATCTGTCATATCTGTCGTGATAAAACCAGGAGCTACTGCATTGACATTAATATTACGTGAAGCAAGCTCTTTGGCCGCCGTTTTCGTAAAGCCAATGACCCCTGCTTTCGCTGCAACATAGTTCGCCTGGCCTGGATTCCCCGAGACACCAACGATCGATGCAACGTTGACAATTTTACCAGCACGCTGTCTCATCATTTGGCGTGTGACACCTTTCGTGCAGAGGAACACACCTTTTAAGTTGATGTTAATGACATCGTCCCACTCATCGTCTTTCATCCGCATAAGCAGATTATCTTTTGTAATCCCTGCATTGTTCACAAGGATATCAATGGAGCCAAAGGTTTCAAGCGTTTGATCAATCATTGCCTTTACGCTGTCCGCATTGGAAACATCTGCTTGGATAGCAAACGCCTCTCCACCAGACGCTGTGATTGCTTGAACGACCTCATCGGCCTTGTCCTTACTCCCACTATAGTTAACCGCAACGCGTGCGCCTTCTTGCGCAAGCAACAATGCGATTTCACGACCAATTCCGCGTGACGCGCCTGTAACTATGGCTGCTTTCCCTGCAAATTTCCCCATTACGACCACCCTTTCGAAGCTTCGATGACAGCTTGTAACGTTTCTTCATCATACACCGGCAGTATTGTAGCACTACGATCTATTTTCTTTACGAGCCCGCTCAATACTTTACCCGGGCCACATTCGATGAAATGCGTGACGCCCAGTTCAAGCAATGCCCGAACAGAATCTTCCCAAAGTACAGGTGAATACAGTTGTTCAACGAGCAGGCCTTTGATGACATTCGAATCGGTGACTGCTGATGCATTCACATTCGCAATGACTGGAATCGTTGCATCTGTCATCGTCACTTTATCCAACGCAGCACGTAACTTCTCTGCCGCTGGCTGCATAAGTGATGAATGGAATGGCCCGCTAACATCGAGTGGAATGGCTCTTTTCGCGCCCACTTCTTTCAGCTGAACGCAAGCCCTTTCGACGCCTGCCTTTGTGCCAGAAATGACAATTTGCCCCGGACAATTCAAGTTAGCCGGTTGAACGGCAAAGCCCTCAGCTGTAATCGCATCCGTCACTTCTTTCAGCTTGTCACCATCAAGCCCAAGAATTGCAGCCATTGCCCCTTCACCTGCTGGAACTGCTTCATTCATAAATAATCCACGCTGATGAACGACAGAGACACCATCTTCAAACGACAGTACCCCCGAAGCAACTAACGCTGTATACTCTCCTAGACTGTGACCGGCCGTATAATCTGGTGTAATACCAGCGTCTACTAATCTTTCCGCAATCATCGAGCCAACCGTCAGCAAAGCAGGTTGCGCGTTATAAGTAAGCGTCAATTCATCTTGTGGGCCTTCTGTAATCAATTGACTCAGTTGAAAATCAAGGACATGGTCTGCTTGTTCTAAAAATTGTTGACTGCTGTCATAGGTTGCTGCTAATTCTTTCCCCATCCCTACTATTTGTGAGCCTTGCCCCGGGAAAATGAATGCCACTTTCGTCATTGAATGTCCACCTTTCCTACTGTTTCACGAATTGTTCCACAAACATCATACTGCGCCATCGTTCTTGCTTGTCGGATTGCATTCAAGATAGCATTGGCATTAGATGATCCATGTGCTTTAATGACAGGCGAATTTAAGCCAAACAAGCCTGCTCCACCATACTCTGTATAATCCATTTTATTTTTCAAGCTACGTAAATCATTTTTTACAAGTGCCGCAGATAATTTCGTTTTCAATGAAGCACCATATACTTCTTTTAACATCGAAAAGAAAGCACCCGCAGTCCCTTCGATGGTCTTTAACACAACATTACCTGTAAAACCATCCGTTACCACGACATCTGCTACACCAGTCAATAAGTCACGTGCCTCCACATTACCGATAAAGTTGATTGGTGCTTCTGACAAAATAGCAAACGCAGCTTTCGTCAGTTCATTACCTTTGCCCTCTTCGGTTCCAATATTGAGCAAGCCGACACGCGGATTATTGATGCTCCGTACTTTTTCAGCGTAAATGCTGCCCATCACCGCATATTGCCCAAGCTGTGACGGTTTCGCATCTGCATTTGCACCAAGGTCTAACATGACAAAGCCTTTGCCATCAACCGTCGGAAGCGTAGGTGCAAGAGCCGGGCGCTCAATACCATCAATCCGCCCTACGATGAACAAACCCGCCGCCATCAGCGCGCCTGTATTACCTGCCGACACACATGCTGCCGCTTCCCCGTCCTTAACCGCTTGCGCCATTCTCACCATAGATGCGTCTTTTTTCCGACGGATCGCTCGAACTGGTTCGTCATCCGCTTCAATTTTCTCCGTACAGTGAATCACCTTTAGACGCTCATGTTGCTGTAAAAATGGTGACATAGCCTGCTCATCACCATAAATATGTATATGTATATCATCAAATGCAGCGAGACTTTCCAATGCACCTGCGATCATTTCACCCGGTGCATGATCTCCGCCCATTCCATCTAGCGCTATAATCATATGGTTTCTACCTGCTTCCTATCTGTCGTCCGGAACATATAAAACTCACCCGTAAACACGGTTTCATCGCCAACCGTTGAAACAACTTCAACAAGTGTTCTTTTTTCTACTAAGCTTTCTTTCTTCACTTCAGCACGCGCGACAACCCTCTCCCCTGCTTTCACAGGCTTCAAGAAGTTAATCGTCGATTTCACCGTCAACGCCAAATCATCATCCATAACTGCAACTGCGAGTGAATTAGCTTGGGCAAAAAGATGATGTCCACGCGTGATACCATTCCGTTGAAAAACATGATCTGTCGTTACATCAAAAATGGATAAAGCTCTTTTATCAAGTTCAATATCAATAATATCTCCAATAACCTCATCAGAATGAAGCGACTTCACTTCTTCCTTCATCGTGCGTGTGGCGACGGTTTTTAACCGTTCCCTTAGTTCAGGTATGCCACCTTCCAAACGATCCAATCGAATTGTTTGCACACTCACGGTAAAATGTTCCGCCAATTCTCCATCTGTTAAAAATGGATTTCCCTCAAGCAACAATCCAAGCTGTTGTTGCCGTTCCTTTTTAGGCATTCTCAATCGTTTCACCTTCCGGATTAGCACTTGGTACTAATAGTAGTATATAAAGATGGAAAAGAGAATGCAAGTATAGAAATGCGGAGACGCTTTGGATACTGTTAAAGGGGAATAAAACGGACTTTTGAACAGGTCAAAAGTCCTGATTCGCCAATAAGTGGCCGCTAAGCGCCAATAACTGACCAATAAACGCCAATATCAGACTGAACACCGCCAATAACCGACGACAAACGCCAATAAAACAGCCCCAAGCGCCAATATCGTATCGTCTAGTCTAATCTCTCCATACTCAACGCTCCCGATTGCTCCAGTTGCGACTTCAGAATGGCATACTCGGGATCTTCCCAGAAATGATTGGATACCAACAGTTGCTCCGCATCTTTTCTCGCAGTTTCAAGTGCCCTATAATCGTGGACAGGATCGGCCACTTTAAATTCAGGCATACCACTTTGCTTTCTACCAAAGAAATCGCCCGCTCCTCTTAATTCTAAATCCTTTTCCGCTAAGACAAAACCATCATTCGTTTCGGTCATGATCTGCATCCGTTCTTTGCCCTCTTCTGTTTTCGGATC comes from Sporosarcina sp. FSL K6-3457 and encodes:
- the smc gene encoding chromosome segregation protein SMC, translating into MFLKRLEIMGFKSFAERVGVDFVPGVTAVVGPNGSGKSNIIDAIRWVLGEQSAKSLRGAKMEDVIFAGSDSRKSLNFAEVTLILDNSKGLFPLDYTEISVSRRVFRSGESAYLLNGQQCRLKDINDVFMDSGIGKEAFSIISQGRVDEVLNSRPEDRRSIFDEAAGVLKYKTRKKKAEHKLFETEDNLDRILDILKELDSRIGPLRESAEAAKKHQVLSEETREADVYLLNYDAQNLRDGIVVKSGDVAKFEQDRGRLEADIGTAEEATATLTQQLTLIDEQLDGLQKQLVEASAEAEKWEGRRLLSLEKRRNSDQQLERIQLELVATDKEKLSLSEKLTIAREKIALSETEYGKTTVEMDGISQILKRSVKETEQQIEELKSTYIDLLNEEATIRNDLKHIGERLEGERTSSEKISQQTSILKEKFQELTKEKAGKAAALAALKRELKEADVAYRELTKLLRKTEADLHAQQELVQKALNKQHEMRGRVHALESMEADFSGFYSGVKEVLVAKKSGKLVGIDGAVAELISVDKDYIKAVETALGGAMQHIVTATELEARKAIAYLKAKNAGRATFLPRDVMKSRKIQPSSLRAVEQHPEFIGTADRLVQADAAYTIITENLLGNTIVAKTLAGASAIAKALGYRFRVVTIDGDIVNAGGSLTGGGVKGQASVFTRKAELETLQTQLVRMAESIQSATTTIGDTKMDVAKKLHEADRLRKITDSLQIDIATTESSIRESEIAIQSVEADIASTDLGRRGAEHTGSELLDKKAKLLENHAQVKTKLDTIQSEVATLERLASNWRNEEATLTSRYNELREQAAVLREQKVHQQLSIDEMERAAGQVEHKLISLRDQLQFFAGSEEGRELTAEEIVVQIDKASAEKDFIETAIMKSRETRSELSIQLEGKGTLLRQLRESLGEVISTLNALSVVISRLEVKYEAVTQRLLDDYGLHPNDSVSADFDEQQTRVKVEDLKRQLAALGPVNPGSIEEFTEVSERHTFLNEQRNDLIEAKNTLHEAMSEMDTEMTMRFSTTFNAVQSRFRQVFKEMFGGGDADLILTQPNNLLETGVEIVARPPGKKLQNLSLLSGGERSLTAIALLFSIIEVRPVPFCILDEVEAALDEANVIRYSKYLKKSSEKTQFIVITHRKGTMEGADVLYGITMQESGVSRLISVKLSEVPEEAIM
- the rnc gene encoding ribonuclease III, which gives rise to MNSRRNNGRTTTATLPIAIRNKFDELQKRLDIHFINHALLYNAFTHSSYVNEHRRKNFTDNERLEFLGDAVLELGVSRFLYSTEPGMSEGELTKLRAAIVCEPSLVKFSSELNFGDYILLGKGEEQTGGRMRPALLADVFEAFIGALYIDQGMEAVVPFLEKVVFPKISLGAFSHVMDYKSRLQEIVQQKNNGQLQYEIIEEKGPAHAKKFVTVVRLGETELGTGLGKSKKEAEQEAARHAIQELKSRQAEGES
- a CDS encoding acyl carrier protein, which codes for MSTVLERVTKVIVDRLGVDESEVKLEASFRDDLGADSLDVVELVMELEDEFEMEISDDDAEKVTTVGDTVSYIESKIN
- the fabG gene encoding 3-oxoacyl-[acyl-carrier-protein] reductase, whose translation is MGKFAGKAAIVTGASRGIGREIALLLAQEGARVAVNYSGSKDKADEVVQAITASGGEAFAIQADVSNADSVKAMIDQTLETFGSIDILVNNAGITKDNLLMRMKDDEWDDVININLKGVFLCTKGVTRQMMRQRAGKIVNVASIVGVSGNPGQANYVAAKAGVIGFTKTAAKELASRNINVNAVAPGFITTDMTDALNEEVKSQMLSAIPLGKLGSPADVAKTVMFLLSDDAAYITGQTIHVDGGMVM
- the fabD gene encoding ACP S-malonyltransferase, whose amino-acid sequence is MTKVAFIFPGQGSQIVGMGKELAATYDSSQQFLEQADHVLDFQLSQLITEGPQDELTLTYNAQPALLTVGSMIAERLVDAGITPDYTAGHSLGEYTALVASGVLSFEDGVSVVHQRGLFMNEAVPAGEGAMAAILGLDGDKLKEVTDAITAEGFAVQPANLNCPGQIVISGTKAGVERACVQLKEVGAKRAIPLDVSGPFHSSLMQPAAEKLRAALDKVTMTDATIPVIANVNASAVTDSNVIKGLLVEQLYSPVLWEDSVRALLELGVTHFIECGPGKVLSGLVKKIDRSATILPVYDEETLQAVIEASKGWS
- the plsX gene encoding phosphate acyltransferase PlsX, giving the protein MIIALDGMGGDHAPGEMIAGALESLAAFDDIHIHIYGDEQAMSPFLQQHERLKVIHCTEKIEADDEPVRAIRRKKDASMVRMAQAVKDGEAAACVSAGNTGALMAAGLFIVGRIDGIERPALAPTLPTVDGKGFVMLDLGANADAKPSQLGQYAVMGSIYAEKVRSINNPRVGLLNIGTEEGKGNELTKAAFAILSEAPINFIGNVEARDLLTGVADVVVTDGFTGNVVLKTIEGTAGAFFSMLKEVYGASLKTKLSAALVKNDLRSLKNKMDYTEYGGAGLFGLNSPVIKAHGSSNANAILNAIRQARTMAQYDVCGTIRETVGKVDIQ
- the fapR gene encoding transcription factor FapR yields the protein MRMPKKERQQQLGLLLEGNPFLTDGELAEHFTVSVQTIRLDRLEGGIPELRERLKTVATRTMKEEVKSLHSDEVIGDIIDIELDKRALSIFDVTTDHVFQRNGITRGHHLFAQANSLAVAVMDDDLALTVKSTINFLKPVKAGERVVARAEVKKESLVEKRTLVEVVSTVGDETVFTGEFYMFRTTDRKQVETI